In the genome of Desulfovibrio desulfuricans, one region contains:
- a CDS encoding glutamine--tRNA ligase/YqeY domain fusion protein — translation MAPENDTTPATVAEGTAAGDTAKVGLDFIRTRITEDNASGRFGNRVHTRFPPEPNGYLHLGHAKSICLNFGVAREFGGLCNLRFDDTNPTKEETEYVDSIREDVRWLGGVWDDREFYASDYFEKLYDYAEQLIKMGKAYVDDLSAEEIREYRGTLTEPGRESPWRNRSVDENLDLFRRMRAGEFGDGQKVLRAKIDMTSPNVVMRDPTLYRIRHAEHHRTGNKWCIYPMYDYTHCLSDSIEGITHSLCTLEFINNRELYDWVLKTLGAYRPQQIEFARLNVTYTVLSKRKLIQLVKEGHVTGWDDPRMPTLSGMRRRGIPPEALREFCSRIGLARADSTVEYSMLEFCVREYLNEHTPRVMAVLDPVKVVIENYPVGQVEEFDMPYHPEDASYGSRKVPFSRELYIERDDFRLEPPKKFHRLAPGAEVRLRYAYFITCREAVLDDAGNVVELRCVYDPESKGGQSPDGRKVKGTIHWVSAAHAIPAEVRLYDQLFAVENPNAAPEGKTFLDNLNPESLTKVEALLEPALATFKAGDKMQFERLGYYCKDKDSTDAKPVFNRTTTLRDTWAKLEKKGA, via the coding sequence ATGGCCCCCGAAAATGATACGACACCCGCCACTGTTGCTGAAGGCACCGCCGCTGGCGATACCGCAAAAGTCGGCCTGGATTTCATCCGCACCCGCATAACTGAAGACAACGCTTCAGGCCGGTTCGGCAATCGCGTGCACACGCGTTTTCCTCCCGAGCCGAACGGGTATCTGCATCTGGGGCATGCCAAGTCCATCTGCCTTAACTTTGGCGTTGCCAGGGAGTTTGGCGGGCTGTGCAACCTGCGCTTTGACGACACCAACCCCACCAAGGAAGAAACGGAATACGTTGATTCCATCCGTGAGGATGTGCGCTGGCTTGGCGGCGTGTGGGACGACCGCGAATTTTACGCTTCCGACTACTTCGAGAAGCTCTATGACTACGCCGAGCAGCTCATCAAGATGGGCAAGGCCTATGTGGACGACCTTTCGGCGGAGGAAATCCGCGAATACCGCGGCACGCTGACCGAACCCGGACGCGAAAGCCCCTGGCGCAACCGCAGCGTCGATGAAAACCTTGATCTGTTCCGCCGTATGCGCGCGGGCGAATTTGGCGATGGTCAAAAAGTGCTGCGCGCCAAGATCGACATGACCTCGCCCAACGTGGTCATGCGCGATCCCACGCTGTACCGCATCCGCCATGCGGAACACCATCGCACGGGCAACAAGTGGTGCATCTACCCCATGTACGACTATACCCATTGCCTGTCCGACTCCATTGAGGGTATTACCCACTCACTCTGCACGCTGGAATTCATCAATAACCGCGAACTGTACGACTGGGTGCTCAAAACCCTCGGTGCATACCGTCCGCAGCAGATCGAATTTGCGCGGCTCAATGTCACCTATACGGTACTCTCCAAGCGCAAGCTCATTCAGCTTGTGAAGGAAGGACACGTTACAGGCTGGGATGATCCCCGCATGCCCACCCTGAGCGGTATGCGCCGCCGGGGCATCCCGCCCGAGGCCCTGCGCGAATTCTGCTCCCGTATCGGTCTGGCCCGCGCCGATTCCACCGTGGAATACTCCATGCTCGAGTTCTGCGTGCGCGAATATCTCAATGAGCATACCCCGCGCGTTATGGCCGTTCTCGACCCGGTGAAGGTGGTTATTGAGAACTATCCCGTAGGCCAGGTGGAAGAGTTTGACATGCCCTACCACCCGGAAGATGCCTCCTATGGCAGCCGCAAGGTGCCGTTCTCGCGCGAGCTGTATATTGAGCGGGACGACTTCCGCCTTGAGCCGCCCAAGAAGTTCCACCGGCTGGCCCCAGGTGCGGAAGTGCGCCTGCGCTATGCCTACTTTATCACCTGCCGCGAGGCCGTGCTGGACGATGCGGGCAATGTGGTTGAACTGCGCTGCGTGTACGACCCGGAAAGCAAGGGCGGGCAAAGCCCCGATGGCCGCAAGGTGAAGGGAACCATCCATTGGGTGTCGGCGGCACACGCCATCCCCGCAGAAGTACGCCTGTACGACCAGCTTTTCGCGGTGGAAAACCCCAATGCCGCGCCCGAGGGCAAGACGTTTCTGGATAACCTTAATCCCGAATCGCTCACAAAGGTGGAGGCCCTGCTGGAACCGGCCCTGGCTACTTTCAAGGCAGGGGACAAGATGCAGTTCGAGCGCCTTGGCTACTACTGCAAGGACAAGGACAGCACTGATGCCAAGCCCGTGTTCAACCGCACAACCACGCTGCGCGACACATGGGCCAAGCTGGAAAAGAAGGGCGCATAG